In a single window of the Neodiprion virginianus isolate iyNeoVirg1 chromosome 1, iyNeoVirg1.1, whole genome shotgun sequence genome:
- the LOC124310313 gene encoding uncharacterized protein LOC124310313 produces the protein MELKFLILVLALLAVYTTKFSADAAPDYCNNSTQGVSATSRLRKNLLCNYDRTVRARFYDDRTRVSLSLFPKFINFDEDSNTMIFHAWLGMSWPSPNLMWRGNNPRLLHVTSDEIWVPPIAHYNSAGGSRSPNGIPKTDCFLSNYGYIGCVADLKYVSNCVTDYRNWPFDRHNCTIVLASWTYKEEEIKYLAIDHKHHFPAIGMFDFTPNAQWKMLSFQYTQREDGIAEGYTFPTIIYTVVIERNSASMGTAIFAPVILLVILTLTVLWLDPISVERSVVSVLNLICNLICVMNLNEQVPFNGSTTPSILVFHQGSIVIANVALLLTILLRQMKKTSVSPPDWLTLAIASILASRAGQLIVLTTLDPKAVATVRAGEDNIGLATSNDSSIKIETGNKVWRHLAVLLDRLAFATVLLTYLIMITVLIPRNDVFEVPDVPSLYFMPYCNMVSQLQIHRHKRCLALPMKSRWSAMHTKLLVLGLTLFAISTTNFSVDAALDCDNKVDNAQVTLRLRQDLFCNYDPVIRPIYMDGLKSLVLISLHPRYIDFDDSTNTFTLQAWLELYWWDDNLAWYSKPYASDVTALKVSSDEIWKPPISLYNSADVGYNRENIIPKTRCILNLFGHMVCRPLVKFVSHCASDYRYWPFDRHNCTMFVGSWIYKEKDIRIIQGLDQNFNLTESTFYDFIPNNEWKMLSIDNALRVDGFPKFNYTFPTIVYSVIIERHSTFMQTTILAPAVLLIIMTLTVLWLDPDAIERLVLAILNLICHLICVMDVNWKVPSNGLTTPLILVFHHSSMVIASFALFMTVALRQLKEFSITAPDWVVSISSTMTKIGWSFPMTSLNPEAAAPLETEENGVGSETSNGSSVKFDSKSSDAWRYLATLLNRLAFAFVLLAYIIMILVLVPKDDINGVPDALPRLKNFPL, from the exons ATGGAGCTGAAATTTCTGATCTTGGTGCTCGCCCTTCTCGCCGTTTACACCACGAAATTCTCCG CTGACGCAGCCCCAGACTACTGTAACAATAGTACGCAGGGTGTTTCGGCCACTTCACGACTTAGGAAAAATTTGCTCTGCAACTACGATCGCACTGTTCGTGCCAGATTTTATGATGACAGAACcagagtctctctctctctgttcccaaaattcatcaatttc GACGAAGATTCAAATACTATGATATTTCACGCTTGGTTGGGAATG TCATGGCCAAGCCCAAATCTGATGTGGCGCGGTAACAACCCACGCCTACTTCACGTTACGAGCGACGAAATTTGGGTCCCACCAATAGCTCATTACAACTC TGCGGGAGGGAGTAGGAGCCCCAATGGAATACCGAAAACTGACTGTTTTCTGAGTAACTATGGGTACATAGGCTGCGTAGCAGATTTGAAGTACGTTTCTAATTGCGTCACGGATTACCGGAACTGGCCCTTCGACAGGCACAACTGTACAATTGTTCTTGCTTCGTGGACTTACAAAGAGGAGGAAATAAAGTACTTGGCTATTGATCACAAG CATCACTTTCCGGCTATAGGCATGTTCGATTTCACACCCAACGCCCAGTGGAAGATGCTGTCGTTTCAGTACACTCAGAGGGAGGACGGAATCGCTGAGGGGTACACATTTCCAACGATCATATACACCGTCGTTATTGAACGGAACTCAGCCTCCATGGGAACCGCCATTTTCGCTCCTGTAATTC TGTTGGTCATCCTGACGTTAACGGTGCTCTGGCTGGACCCAATTTCCGTTGAGCGATCGGTAGTGTCAGTCCTCAACTTGATTTGCAATTTAATCTGTGTCATGAACTTGAACGAGCAGGTCCCATTCAACGGTTCGACGACACCCTCCATAT TGGTATTTCATCAGGGTTCCATAGTTATTGCCAACGTTGCTCTACTCCTCACGATTCTTCTGCGCCAAATGAAGAAAACGTCGGTTTCCCCTCCTGACTGGTTGACACTGGCTATCGCTTCAATCCTGGCGAGCAGGGCTGGCCAATTGATCGTACTGACAACTTTGGACCCGAAAGCTGTTGCCACTGTCAGAGCAGGCGAAGATAATATTGGATTGGCGACCTCGAATGATTCTTCGATTAAAATTGAGACCGGCAATAAAGTATGGCGGCATTTAGCCGTTCTATTAGACCGACTGGCTTTTGCCACTGTCTTACTTACATATCTCATTATGATAACTGTTCTCATACCTAGGAACGACGTTTTCGAGGTACCCGATGTACCTTCACTTTATTTCATGCCTTA CTGTAATATGGTGTCCCAGCTTCAGATTCATAGACATAAGCGCTGTTTGGCGTTACCGATGAAGT CACGCTGGTCTGCCATGCATACAAAACTGCTAGTCTTGGGGCTCACCCTCTTTGCGATTTCCACCACAAACTTCTCCG TTGACGCAGCTCTGGACTGTGATAACAAAGTGGACAATGCCCAGGTCACTTTGCGCCTCCGACAAGACTTGTTCTGCAATTACGATCCCGTAATTCGTCCGATATACATGGATGGATTGAAATCGCTGGTGTTAATCAGTTTACATCCAAGATACATCGATTTT GATGACAGCACAAATACCTTCACGCTGCAGGCTTGGTTGGAATTG TATTGGTGGGATGACAATCTGGCATGGTATTCGAAACCTTATGCCAGTGACGTGACTGCACTGAAGGTTTCTAGCGATGAAATTTGGAAGCCGCCGATAAGTCTCTACAATTC TGCAGACGTTGGCTATAACAGAGAGAACATAATACCAAAAACTAGGTGTATTCTCAATTTATTTGGGCATATGGTCTGTCGACCGTTGGTGAAGTTCGTCTCACATTGCGCTTCGGACTACCGATACTGGCCGTTTGACAGGCATAATTGTACAATGTTTGTTGGTTCTTGGATCTACAAAGAGAAGGACATCCGGATCATTCAAGGTCTGGATCAG AACTTCAACTTGACGGAATCGACATTCTATGATTTCATACCTAACAACGAGTGGAAGATGCTGTCCATTGACAATGCTTTGAGAGTGGACGGGTTTCCAAAGTTCAATTACACGTTTCCAACGATAGTGTACAGCGTAATAATTGAACGACACTCAACCTTTATGCAGACCACAATCCTTGCCCCTGCAGTTC TGCTGATCATCATGACACTGACTGTGCTCTGGTTAGATCCAGATGCCATTGAACGCTTGGTACTGGCTATCCTCAACTTGATCTGTCATTTGATCTGCGTTATGGACGTGAATTGGAAAGTGCCTAGCAACGGTTTGACGACACCCTTGATAT TGGTATTCCATCACAGTTCCATGGTTATCGCCAGTTTCGCCCTTTTCATGACGGTCGCCTTGCGTCAGTTGAAGGAATTCTCGATAACCGCCCCTGATTGGGTGGTATCCATATCTTCTACAATGACCAAAATTGGCTGGTCCTTCCCGATGACAAGTTTGAACCCGGAAGCTGCCGCACCACTCGAAACAGAGGAAAACGGTGTCGGATCGGAGACCTCGAATGGATCCTCGGTTAAATTTGATTCCAAAAGCTCTGACGCATGGCGATATCTAGCCACCTTACTGAATCGACTGGCGTTTGCCTTCGTGCTTTTAGCGTATATAATCATGATACTTGTCCTCGTACCCAAGGACGACATTAACGGGGTCCCCGATGCTCTCCCTCGCTTGAAAAACTTTCCACTCTAG
- the LOC124299966 gene encoding neuronal acetylcholine receptor subunit beta-4-like, with protein sequence MLTKRLFLGIVIFAVHTAKISVDASSDCSSVRKGEPATVQLKRCLLRNYDPFIRPAGVSTNGTTVVSIALTPKHIDFVDRKNILIFHTWIRLSWSDGNLSWTSGKRGIDRLHIDSDEIWMPPLTMYSSAEVGYEHMEIPPTDCVLLSSGDFHCVVEMNYVSHCVADYRHWPFDKHNCSIILGSWFERHDEIKYHVKDKKTVFGGLMTLDFTPNPEWKLVSFGIIENMTPRISHDITIPSIVYNVIIERYSAYMQTTILAPAVLLIILTLAVLWLDPTSVERLLLAALNLICHLLCMLNLSEKVPFNGSSLPSILVFHQNSMIIASVTLFLTVVLRQMLEISGTASALLASTESIIFKSRAARLAEAKNLNPSDSATVETENDDVGLVDADGPQAENDPGSSNAWQRLITFIDRLAFAGAFITYVVMIWVLTPRNDINTDAPDFPVQS encoded by the exons ATGTTGACGAAACGGCTGTTTTTGGGGATCGTTATTTTCGCCGTACACACGGCAAAAATTTCGG TCGACGCCTCTTCGGACTGTAGCAGTGTTAGAAAGGGCGAACCGGCTACTGTGCAATTGAAAAGATGTCTGCTGCGTAATTACGATCCGTTTATTCGTCCTGCCGGAGTTTCAACCAACGGAACTACGGTGGTGTCGATTGCTTTGACTCCAAAACACATTGATTTC GTGGAtcgtaaaaatattctaatatTTCATACTTGGATAAGACTA AGTTGGTCTGACGGCAATTTAAGTTGGACAAGTGGAAAGCGAGGCATCGACAGACTTCACATTGACAGCGATGAAATTTGGATGCCACCCTTAACTATGTACTCCTC GGCGGAAGTGGGTTACGAGCACATGGAAATACCACCAACGGATTGTGTGCTGTTATCCAGTGGAGATTTCCACTGTGTAGTAGAGATGAATTACGTGTCGCACTGTGTCGCGGACTATCGGCACTGGCCCTTCGACAAACACAACTGTTCAATTATACTTGGTTCGTGGTTTGAAAGACATGATGAAATAAAGTATCACGTCAAGGACAAAAAG ACAGTTTTTGGCGGACTGATGACTTTAGATTTCACCCCGAACCCCGAGTGGAAACTTGTGTCCTTTGGTATTATCGAAAATATGACGCCACGCATATCTCATGATATAACGATTCCTTCGATCGTGTACAATGTCATCATCGAACGATACTCAGCCTACATGCAGACCACCATCCTCGCCCCTGCAGTTC TCTTAATCATCCTGACCTTGGCGGTACTCTGGTTAGATCCAACGTCCGTCGAACGATTGTTATTGGCAGCTCTCAACTTGATCTGTCATTTACTCTGTATGTTAAACCTGAGTGAGAAAGTGCCCTTCAACGGTTCATCTTTGCCCTCGATAT TGGTATTCCatcaaaattcgatgatcATCGCAAGCGTGACCCTTTTTCTGACGGTCGTGCTGCGTCAGATGTTGGAAATATCGGGCACCGCTTCAGCGTTGTTGGCATCGACGgaatcgataatttttaaaagcaGGGCTGCTCGGTTGGCTGAGGCGAAGAATTTGAATCCATCGGACTCTGCGACGGTTGAAACAGAAAACGATGACGTCGGATTGGTTGACGCGGATGGTCCGCAAGCTGAAAATGATCCCGGAAGCTCCAACGCCTGGCAACGCCTGATCACTTTTATAGACCGGTTGGCGTTTGCCGGTGCTTTTATCACCTACGTCGTTATGATATGGGTTCTTACACCGAGGAATGACATCAATACCGATGCCCCTGATTTTCCTGTACAGTCataa